The window TTTAAATTCAGCTGATAGTATAGACGGTCTGATTGATTACTTTTTAACCAATTTCAACAGATTTACTGGAAAAATCCAGAGTAACATTCCAGCTGTCAGCTGAAAGAAGCTACCACATCTTTTATCAAATTATGACCAACCACAAACCAGAACTTATAGGTAGGAAAATAAGATTTATTAATTTGTAGAATTCTATTTTGATTGCAAATTTAATACATTAATGCAACAATCATATTTCTTACAGAGGCATTGCTTATCACCACCAACCCCTATGACTTTCCTATGGTGAGCCACGGGGAAATTACTGTCGCCAGCATTAATGATGTTGAGGAGCTGATAGCCACGGATGTGAGCTGAAttgatttcattcatttataaaAAACACTCAGATGTTATTTTAATGCAACAGTATTGGTATAATTTATTCAAGTGTTTCTGTGATTCAGAGTGCCATTGATATCCTGGGGTTCACTTCAGAGGAGAAGATGAGCATCTACAAGCTGACAGGAGCTGTGATGCACCATGGCAACATGAAGTTCAAGCAGAAGCAACGAGAGGAGCAGGCCGAGCCTGATGGCACTGAGGGTGAATAAGAAAGATGATTTagcaaacattttgaaaaaaaattaaaatggcatgatgagtgttttgttttcatggaCCAAAAATGTAAGTTTTGTTAAACCAGCAAATAACCCTAGTATTACATATAAAGAAAACTTTTGGTGTATGATTGAAAAGACTGATGTAATTATaagcttatttttgttttctgctttagTGGCTGACAAAATTGCTTATCTCATCGGCCTGAACTCATCAGACCTGCTCAAAGCCCTGTGCTACCCCAGAGTGAAAGTGGGGAATGAGTTTGTGACCAAGGGACAGACTGTTCAACAGGTATAATTTTAACTTCAGTGCATGCCATCATATTCAATAGTTGTAATTTAATTCTTATAATGTAATCATTTATTAGGTCAACAATTCAGTTGGTGCCCTGGGTAAGTCTATCTATGAGAAGATGTTCTTGTGGATGGTTGTCCGCATTAACCAGATGTTGGACACCAAGCAGTCAAGACAGTTCTTCGTTGGTGTCCTGGATATTGCAGGGTTTGAGATATTTGAAGTGAGTAGAAAGGCTTTTTTATGTCTTACAAAATGTTTCTCTTTTCCTATATCTTACTTCACATTGCTTGCTTCAATgataatttatttccttttgctAGTTCACTCATCATCTTTTGTTCTTTTACAGTTCAACAGCTTTGAACAGCTGTGCATCAACTTCACCAATGAGAAGCTGCAACAGTTCTTCAATCACCACATGTTTGTACTGGAACAAGAAGAGTACAAGAAAGAGGGAATTGAGTGGGAGTTCATTGACTTCGGAATGGACTTGGCTGCCTGCATTGAGCTCATTGAGAAGGTAATCAGttacatttaaatatgtatgtatgtttaaaACAGTTGTACATACATGTCTTTTCCATCACCTGTTCATTTTCACATTGATTATCCAACAGCCAATGGGAATCTTCTCCATTCTTGAAGAAGAGTGTATGTTCCCCAAGGCCACAGACACAACCTTCAAGAATAAGCTACATGATCAACATCTAGGCAAatccacctgcttccaaaaaccCAGGCCTTCCAAAGGGAAGACTGAAGCCCACTTCTCCCTGGTGCACTACGCAGGCACAGTGGACTACAACATCAGTGGCTGGCTGGACAAGAACAAGGATCCCCTGAATGAATCTGTTGTGCAGCTGTACCAGAAGTCAAGTCTTAAACTTCTTGCTCATCTGTATGCCTCTTACTCATCTGGAGATGGTATGTCTTCCACtaatttaacataaaaaatgacttagtaTTGTATTTGTCTGATGTTTTCACATTAACTTCTGAGATagagaaaacatgtttctgtgaACAAATTGAATTTAGTAAATGAAATTTTATAGAGTTGATTGCATATGCGgattttactgtacatgatgtTACACGTCACAGATTAATTCATGTAGTTTACACAGATCCTTACTGAGATTTCTGTTCTTTGATTTGAAGACTCTGGTGGTGGAAAGAGGGGAAAGAAAAAGGGTGCTTCTTTCCAGACTGTCTCTGCACTCTTTAGGGTAGGTACATTGGCTTCTAAGCCCTACTGTAATTACATAATTCTTTGACAGCCAGAGTCTACTTATTAGTCTGTTCTGCgctttaaaataaagattgtaaaaataaaatatctcatGCCACAGGAGAACTTAAACAAGCTGATGTCCACCTTGAGGAGCACCCATCCTCACTTTGTGCGGTGCCTTATTCCCAATGAAACAAAGACTCCAGGTATTAAGCACAGAATGTTAGGAACTTTTGCAATTTATAAGTGTTTGtactttctgttttaaaaaaggtgTAGCATGTCTttctaaaaacaacaaattctTTCTTTAGGTCTTATGGAGAACTACCTAGTTATCCACCAGCTGAGGTGTAATGGTGTGCTGGAAGGTATCAGAATTTGCAGGAAGGGATTCCCAAGTAGAATCCTGTATGGAGACTTCAAGCAAAGGTAAAAACTTTACTTCTTAGAATGATAAGCATTTTTTTACAGCTGTATAATATTCTGAAACTGTTTAATTTGGTCACTACGTCTCCCACAGATACAAACTAttaaatgccagtgcaatcccAGAAGGTCAGTTCATTGACAGCAAGAAAGCTTCAGAGAAGCTCTTGGGATCAATTGATGTCGATCACACTCAGTATAAATTTGGACACACCAAGGTTGGTACTTGAAAGCAGACTATTGAAAAACTGCTGAAATTCACAAATGaaagaataaataatataattttgggGGGAATTTGGTTAACTATTATTTGCCTAAGAAAGTTCTAACTGTATTACTATTAATTAGTCAAAAGACCATAAATTAAGTTGGAATTAGTTCACAAGTGGCAGCCGTGGTGCACTATACTGCAGTATTGCACAAGGTCTTCTTTGAATCATCGTCATTATTTCTTTACTTATTTAACAGGTGTTCTTCAAAGCTGGTCTGCTGGGTACTCTAGAGGAGATGAGAGATGAGATGCTAGCCAAGCTTATCACTTCTATTCAGGCTGTCAGCCGTGGCTATGTAATGAGAGTGGAGTTTCAAAAAATGATGGAAAGGAGGTAATATAGAAATTGAtggaaacatttaaattaacagTTGACCACTGCAGAacaattttgaaaaagaaaagggacacCGTAGAAAAAATTATATAGTGTGATTGATTCACAAGTTCAAACGTAGGAAACATAACATGTTATTTTAATCTGGCATTGACGAACcgtactttatatactgtattatgacTTACCAATCATCACTACCCCTCATGCAGGGAGTCCATTTTCACCATCCAGTACAACATCCGCTCATTCATGAATGTGAAACACTGGCCATGGATGAAGCTGTACTTCAAGATCAAGCCTCTTCTGAAGAGCGCAGAGGCTGAGAAGGAGATGGCCAACATGAAGGAAGAGTTTGCCAAGTGCAAGGAAGACCTGGCCAAATCAGAAGCCAGAAGAAAGGAGCTTGAGGAGAAGATGGTTACACTTTTACAAGAAAAGAATGACCTGCAGTTACAAGTGCAGTCTGTTAGTACAATTTTATTATTGTGGTATCCTTAATTCTTTGCAAGAGATACATTGGGGTTAAAAAGAAATCTGATTAGACTGAGTTTTACAGATGTCAAAATTTTATCAGCGTATTTGTTATGGTACTCTCTGAAAACATATTTGAAAGTAATATACATCacgttaaataatatttttattctgttcaTTCTTATATAATTTGGAAGTTTTAAGAAAATCATTTTGCTTTTTGTCTTATTTCATTGTCTTATCTATCCCTGTCCACTGTAAATGCCTAACGGTCACTAATGTATAAACAGGAAATGGAGAGTCTCTCAGATGCTGAAGAAAGGTGCGAGCAGCTGATCAAAAACAAGATCCAGCTTGAGGCCAAAGTGAAGGAGATAACAGAGAGACTGGAGGATGAAGAGGAAAGTAATGCTGAGCTGACAGCCAAgaagaggaaactggaggatGAGTGCTCTGAGCTCAAGAAAGACATCGATGACCTAGAGCTCACATTGGCCAAAGTCGAGAAGGAGAAACATGCCACAGAGAACAAggtttacttttaaaatgtctaaACCAGGatatagttttaaaatatctcaGTGTCACTTCAGCATAAAGAAATGCTAAACCTTTAACTCCTCTAGGTTAAAAACCTGATTGAAGAGATGGCCGCGCAGGATGAGGCCATTGCCAAGCTGACTAAAGAGAAGAAAGGCCTCCAAGAGGCTCATCAACAGACCCTTGATGATCTGCAAGCAGAGGAGGACAAAGTCAACACTCTGACTAAAGCCAAGGCAAAGCTTGAACAACAAGTTGATGATGTATGTGGCCGATCCAAACTACACATACTATCTGTATTTTCAAACAGCTTGAACTAAAGTTAATAATGTGTCAATTGTTCTAGCTTGAAGGTTCACTGgagcaagaaaagaaactccgAATGGACCTGGAGAGATCCAAGAGGAAGCTGGAAGGTGATCTGAAACTTGCTCAGGAATCCATAATGGATTTGGAAAATGACAGACAGCAGTCTGAGGAGAAGATAAAGAAGTAAGAAGCATTTACCTGAAAGATAAATTTTCTTTGTCTTATataactgaatttaaaaatttaaacatttctttaatgttTGCAGGAAGGACTTCGAATTAAGCCAGCTCCTCAGCAAGATTGAAGATGAACAAGTATTGGGTGCCCAGCTGCAGAAGAAAATTAAGGAACTTCAGGTAATATTTCAATATAAAATTTATACTCTGATAAATTACTTGGATTCTGTGatttaatctttatttaattttttatttcaggcTCGTATTGAAGAACTGGAGGAAGAGATTGAGGCTGAACGTGCTGCTCGGGCCAAGGTTGAAAAGCAAAGGTCTGATCTCTCCAGGGAACTTGAAGAGATCAGTGAAAGACTTGAAGAAGCTGGAGGTGCAACTTCTGTTCAAATTGAGATGAACAAAAAGCGTGAAGCTGAGTTCCAGAGGCTCCGCCGTGACCTTGAAGAGGCCACTCTGCAGCATGAagccacagcagcagctctccgcAAGAAGCAGGCTGACAGTGTGGCAGAATTAGGGGAGCAGATTGACAACCTGCAGAGAGTCAAACAGaagctggagaaggagaagagCGAGTACAAAATGGAAATTGATGACCTCTCCAGCAACATGGAAGCAGTTGCCAAATCCAAGGTACACAAATGGTGTGTCTTTTCTTCTTTAAGGACTTAATCtgtattttccttaaaaaacttgacatttccTCCTTAATGACAGGCCAATTTGGAGAAGATGTGCCGCACCCTGGAGGACCAACTCAGCGAGATGAAGACTAAATATGAGGAGAATATACGGCAGATGAATGACACTAATGCTAAAAATGCAAGACTTCAGATAGAAAATGGTGTGtactaaatttattttaaggtataaatattttgtaaaatgaaGGACTGATCTTCCATTTGGTGTTATTATTTCTTAAGGTGAATATTCCCGTCAGTTGGAAGAGAAAGAAGTTCTGGTTTCCCAGCTCACAAGAGGCAAACAGGCCTTCATTCAGCAAACTGAGGAGATGAAGAGGCAGCTGGAGGAAGAAGTAAAAGTAAGTTTTTTGTTGGTATAAAGGAGActtatataaataaaagaacaaatatGAATCTGATTTATTAAATACTATTACACCTCAAGGCCAAGAACGCCCTGGCTCATGGTCTTCAGTCTGCCCGCCATGACTGCGACCTGCTCCGGGAGCAAtatgaggaggagcaggaggccaAGGCTGAGCTGCAGCGCTCATTGTCCAAGGCCAACAGTGAAGTGGCTCAGTGGAGGACAAAATACGAGACTGACGCCATCCAGCGCACTGAGGAGCTTGAAGAGGCCAAGTAAGATATATTTGCTGTGTTTATACTGATTACTATTATCAAAATATAATTCCTTCCCTGATCATGATCACTTTCCACAGGAAAAAGCTTGCCCAGCGCCTCCAAGATGCTGAGGAACAAATTGAGGCTGTGAACTCCAAGTGTGCCTCACTGGAAAAAACCAAGCAGAGACTTCAGGGTGAAGTGGAAGACTTTATGATTGATGTGGAGAGAGCAAATGCTCTAGCAGCTGCCCTTGATAAGAAACAGAGAAACTTTGACAAGGTATTGTTCCAAGTTTTTGCTGTGTTGTACATCTACTAAAATTGTAAAGGAACACCTTTTAGCaatgttttaaagaaagcaCAACTTGGTTTTATACAAGCTacttttatacagtagcttacAATTGTAATCTGTCCCTATCAAAATAATAGAAAGTGGTATATTTCGTTAACATGACCCATTCTGTGGAAAATAGTGGAAATAGTCATGCCTATAATATGTACCATGATACATTAAATAACTACTTTCTTGGGACATTAGAGTAGCAGCAGACCAGGTCCTTTGTGttatgttttttctctttttgtcttGCAGCGTCTTGTCTTTTTCCATTATGCTTAAgcatgtgaaaacatttttcacttaGACTTTCAAAACAATTAAGTTGTTAAGGAAGGATTACATGCACAATTCTTTGTACACACTTCAGGTTTTGGCGGAATGGAAGCAGAAGTTTGAGGAAAGCCAGGCTGAGCTGGAAGCTGCTCAGAAAGAGGCTCGCTCTCTCAGCACTGAGCTCTTCAAAATGAAGAATTCCTATGAAGAGGCTCTGGACCATCTTGAGACCCTGAAACGGGAGAACAAGAACTTGCAGCGTATGTTTTGGAAGATAAAGTAGTCAGAATAACATGATTAATATGGCTGTTTAATCATTTTTGTCACATCTGACTGCTTTTATGGAACTTAATCAGATACTAAATTTTAATTCCTTTAGGTGTGCTATTAAGATGCTTTGAGCTCCACATTTTTTAAGTAATCAGGGAAAGGTGcttaatctaaaataaaaactgcattttatcaCTGGCTGTATTATTCCAGAGGAGATCTCAGACCTGACAGAACAGATTGGTGCAACTGGAAAGATAATTCATGAGctggagaaagcaaagaaacagGCAGAGACTGAGAAGATGGAAATCCAGGCTGCTCTGGAGGAAGCTGAGGTATATTTGATTACATGTAGAAAACtggaatatttaaaatgtagaaaGCTGTGATATTTAATCTGTGTATAACTATAATGAATTAATGCATATTGGCAAACAGGCAGCATTAGAACATGAGGAGTCCAAGATTCTTCGTATCCAGCTTGAATTGACCCAGGTGAAATCTGAAGTGGACAGAAAGATTGCagaaaaggatgaagaaatAGATCAGATGAAAAGAAACCACCAGAGGATTGTGGACACCATGCAGTCCGCCCTTGATGCAGAAATAAGGAGCAGAAATGATGCCCTAAGAATTAAGAAGAAGATGGAAGGAGATCTCAATGAGATGGAAATTCAGCTGAGCCACGCCAACCGCCAGGCTGCTGAAGCCCAGAAACAACTGAGGAATGTCCAAGGACAACTCAAGGTACTGAAGAAACTATCAATCTACTCTGAGCCATAAAGATTCACATCCTTTTATTTATCCTCTAATAGTTCTGGTGGCTTTCTGCATTTACCAGGATGCCCAGCtgcacctggatgatgcccTTAGAGGACAGGAGGACCTGAAGGAACAGGTTGCCATGGTGGAGCGCAGGAACAACCTGATGCAGGCTGAGATTGAGGAACTGAGGGTTTCCCTGGAACAGACTGAGAGAGGCCGCAAAGTGGCTGAGCAGGAACTGCTTGATGCCAGCGAGCGTGTGCAGCTGCTGCACTCCCAGGTTGATAACTGacttttcttattcttttttacaattgattttatttttaattaaaatatattgcttATCAGCTAAAATCCTTGAATTCTTCCAGAACACTAGCCTGATCAACAACAAGAAGAAGCTTGAGAGTGACATTGTTCAGCTTCAAGGGGAAGTTGATGATGCCATTCAGGAAGCAAGAAATGCAGAAGAGAAGGCCAAGAAAGCGATCACTGATGTGGGTCACATTATGTGCATTACAATTTTAACTACTTACTGAAACATGCATATAACCTGATATAAAGCCAGACCGCATTCCCACAGCAACAaatatctatccatccattttctagccattttatcctggatgggacaccagcccattGTAGGACAtacatagacacaaacacagacacaaatgtacacactgacaccctggccaattttcccaaaatcCAGTTAACTTACCAGCATGTATTTGGAGTGTGAGAAAACCAGAAcactcagaggaaacccacatgaacatgaggagaacatacaaactccatgcaggtagcaccctgggaattgaacccagggccccagctctacaaggcagcaatactaaccactgcgccacatGATACCCAACAAAAAACATcttctttctaaatgaaaggCATATAATTACTTTGACATTCATGTGAATACATTTCAGGCTGCCATGATGGCAGAGGAGCTGAAGAAGGAGCAGGACACCAGCGCTCACCTGGAGAGAATGAAGAAGAACCTGGACATCACAGTGAAGGACCTGCAGCACCGTCTGGATGAAGCTGAGCAGCTGGCAATGAAGGGTGGAAAGAAACAGCTCCAGAAGCTGGAGGCCAGGGTAATGTTCCATTCACAAAAACTATTCCATTACTATTTTTAAAGATGTACCATAAAATATAAGAACTaacaaaaattgtgtttttaggtCAGAGAGCTGGAGAATGAGCTGGATGCAGAGCAAAAACGTTGTGCTGAAGCCATTAAAGGTGTCCGTAAATATGAGAGAAGAGTCAAGGAGCTCACTTATCAGGTAACAAAAGaggttttacagtacatcttgatCATAAACAAACATGTATATTAACTGTAGGTCTTAATCACTTCTATTCTCTACAGTCTGAAGAGGACAGGAAGAATGTGAACCGACTCCAGGATCTGGTGGACAAGCTGCAACTGAAAGTTAAGGCTTACAAGAGACAGTCTGAAGAAGCTGTAAGTACTACCGTGCAAAAACCTTTACTACTTTATCTCAGACagccatttttaaataattccttCAATGTTGAGTTAAAGCTGTAAAACATCTAGAATTCAGCACTTTTGTTTCCTATTGTTTTCTGCAATGTAGTACTCAGTTTTTCCTTTGCAAGTCACTACTAAAATGACAACGTTTTGCAAGATGGTTTTGATAAAGACAATTACATGACTTCATTTTAGAAGCATATGGAAGGAAACTACAAACTAAAACTGAACCTTTATGGAAAACCAATTAAGAATATATTGCTTTGTGCTTTATTACTTTCAGGAGGAACAGGCCAATACCCATCTGTCCAAGTTTAGGAAGGTGCAGCATGAGCTGGAAGAAGCTGAGGAGCGTGCTGACATAGCTGAGTCCCAGGTCAACAAGCTGAGGGCAAAGAGTCGCGAAATCGTCAAGGTATTTACAACAGCAGCTTATCTCACAACCGAATGTATGTGGTTTTGACATGGCTTATCTATTCTTTTATCCAGCATGAATCACAAAGAGCCGCTTGTTGTTTATATATTATTCAGTTTTGTACTATCAGGAAGTAACTGCTAGGGAAGCCACTAAATctctgtccatccattttctaactgcttatcAAATTAAGAGTACCAGAGgatctatcccagcaagcaatgggtacacCATAGATGGGACACctctccatcacagggcactgcCACAGACATGCGCACACTCACACtgaggccaattttcccagaagccaattaacctaccagtatgtgtttggactgtgagaggaaaccggagcagccagaggaaacccatgcgaacaggggagaacatacaaactccacgcagctAGCAGCCCAGGAATTGAATTCAGGATCCCAGTGCTGGGAGGCAGCAAATTTACCTACTGTGCTACTGTGTCACCCAATAAATCTGTATCCTAAAGAGAAAATGCATTGCCAATGCAATTTAATAAAGTGAAACTTACTTGCAACTATAATGAAATCCATAAATTCTTACCATTAATCTTCTTCACATGactacttaaaaataaaaaagcagacaCATCTGCAGCATTTTATTTAACTAACAAAGTCTTCACCAAATCATTGTAAATTCAAGACCTGAAGTGTCCATGTATTATGGTATGGTACGTATGACTAGATATTGTAGCTTGATATCAGACAAAAACGGTTTTTCATTACTCCCAGTCATTATCAAGTAATTCTGCTGTGTTTCTGAAACACCACACCACTTTAAATCTGCCTCAGCCTTTTAATGCCATCTGTGAACTTTCTTTAACACATTACAAAAATTCATAAGAAATGATAATGTACAGAGCTGTCTATTACTGTTGTGAAAATGtgttaattgtttgttttttctttctgtctttttttaagaGCAAGGAGGCTGAAGAGTAAGGGAAGGTGACCAGGTGGTGGAAATTCCCACAATGTGAATTTCCCTCAGACCTGTCCTTCTGCTATGAACAGTAGTTGCATGAATAAAGAATTGCTTATGCTGCATTTCTCATTGGCTTGgttgcatttttattattttcaacattttaaacattatccTTAACAAAGCATAAAAGGGTTCTTGTCAAACACCCATGTACACCAACCTAGATTCATAACAATCTGATGTAGAGGTGTTAGTCTTTCAtcctgtccaaatttcccattggcttttaCCAACCATgggctcctaataattcccatctatgaattggcttcatcactctgttcttctccctACTGAGATCTGGTGTGTGGGGaccatactggtgcactattgctgctgtcacatcatccaggtggatgttgcacattggtggtggtggagcgcCGTCCCCataactgtaaagcactttgagtggaatgtccagaaaagcgctacagtatataagtgtaaggaattattatgatGTTCAAATCAATTAAAACCTATCAAAAGGTGTTTGTG is drawn from Lepisosteus oculatus isolate fLepOcu1 chromosome 9, fLepOcu1.hap2, whole genome shotgun sequence and contains these coding sequences:
- the LOC102698150 gene encoding myosin heavy chain, fast skeletal muscle-like is translated as MSTDAEMAVFGPAAIFLRKPERERIEAQNRPFDAKTAVFVSEPKELFVKGVLQSKEGGKATVKTEGGQTLTVKEDEVFPMNPPKFDKIEDMAMMTHLNEPSVLYNLKERYAAWMIYTYSGLFCVTVNPYKWLPVYNPEVVAAYRGKKRVEAPPHIFSVSDNSYQNMLTDRENQSILITGESGAGKTVNTKRVIQYFATIAAVGDRKKEQTPGKIQGTLEDQIISANPLLEAFGNAKTVRNDNSSRFGKFIRIHFGTTGKLASADIETYLLEKSRVTFQLSAERSYHIFYQIMTNHKPELIEALLITTNPYDFPMVSHGEITVASINDVEELIATDSAIDILGFTSEEKMSIYKLTGAVMHHGNMKFKQKQREEQAEPDGTEVADKIAYLIGLNSSDLLKALCYPRVKVGNEFVTKGQTVQQVNNSVGALGKSIYEKMFLWMVVRINQMLDTKQSRQFFVGVLDIAGFEIFEFNSFEQLCINFTNEKLQQFFNHHMFVLEQEEYKKEGIEWEFIDFGMDLAACIELIEKPMGIFSILEEECMFPKATDTTFKNKLHDQHLGKSTCFQKPRPSKGKTEAHFSLVHYAGTVDYNISGWLDKNKDPLNESVVQLYQKSSLKLLAHLYASYSSGDDSGGGKRGKKKGASFQTVSALFRENLNKLMSTLRSTHPHFVRCLIPNETKTPGLMENYLVIHQLRCNGVLEGIRICRKGFPSRILYGDFKQRYKLLNASAIPEGQFIDSKKASEKLLGSIDVDHTQYKFGHTKVFFKAGLLGTLEEMRDEMLAKLITSIQAVSRGYVMRVEFQKMMERRESIFTIQYNIRSFMNVKHWPWMKLYFKIKPLLKSAEAEKEMANMKEEFAKCKEDLAKSEARRKELEEKMVTLLQEKNDLQLQVQSEMESLSDAEERCEQLIKNKIQLEAKVKEITERLEDEEESNAELTAKKRKLEDECSELKKDIDDLELTLAKVEKEKHATENKVKNLIEEMAAQDEAIAKLTKEKKGLQEAHQQTLDDLQAEEDKVNTLTKAKAKLEQQVDDLEGSLEQEKKLRMDLERSKRKLEGDLKLAQESIMDLENDRQQSEEKIKKKDFELSQLLSKIEDEQVLGAQLQKKIKELQARIEELEEEIEAERAARAKVEKQRSDLSRELEEISERLEEAGGATSVQIEMNKKREAEFQRLRRDLEEATLQHEATAAALRKKQADSVAELGEQIDNLQRVKQKLEKEKSEYKMEIDDLSSNMEAVAKSKANLEKMCRTLEDQLSEMKTKYEENIRQMNDTNAKNARLQIENGEYSRQLEEKEVLVSQLTRGKQAFIQQTEEMKRQLEEEVKAKNALAHGLQSARHDCDLLREQYEEEQEAKAELQRSLSKANSEVAQWRTKYETDAIQRTEELEEAKKKLAQRLQDAEEQIEAVNSKCASLEKTKQRLQGEVEDFMIDVERANALAAALDKKQRNFDKVLAEWKQKFEESQAELEAAQKEARSLSTELFKMKNSYEEALDHLETLKRENKNLQQEISDLTEQIGATGKIIHELEKAKKQAETEKMEIQAALEEAEAALEHEESKILRIQLELTQVKSEVDRKIAEKDEEIDQMKRNHQRIVDTMQSALDAEIRSRNDALRIKKKMEGDLNEMEIQLSHANRQAAEAQKQLRNVQGQLKDAQLHLDDALRGQEDLKEQVAMVERRNNLMQAEIEELRVSLEQTERGRKVAEQELLDASERVQLLHSQNTSLINNKKKLESDIVQLQGEVDDAIQEARNAEEKAKKAITDAAMMAEELKKEQDTSAHLERMKKNLDITVKDLQHRLDEAEQLAMKGGKKQLQKLEARVRELENELDAEQKRCAEAIKGVRKYERRVKELTYQSEEDRKNVNRLQDLVDKLQLKVKAYKRQSEEAEEQANTHLSKFRKVQHELEEAEERADIAESQVNKLRAKSREIVKSKEAEE